In one Chiloscyllium punctatum isolate Juve2018m chromosome 47, sChiPun1.3, whole genome shotgun sequence genomic region, the following are encoded:
- the LOC140468515 gene encoding NAD(P)(+)--arginine ADP-ribosyltransferase 2-like, with protein MQLLVYIVLFFSHFKIRSSLAVDPVDNVVQLNMAHDSAAYIFTQSPEADQAASDYIRQEWAHRTDLLEIWDQADMRVEQHSKVPLGLRKEHIMAIYAYTQESALYKEFNAATRQYGTNDTIYQQKFHFKCFHYLLSIALDKLKRKPHKTFRGVHIELEASKGDFIRLGQFTSTSLDRSVAMGFMARDSHRNTLLEIDTKLGVPISRFAVTRSEYEVLIPPFEVFEVIHEPNFGVNEENSWVIIQLVAKGCRGIRVSVDTSNGSFRVKRAKEGISEHCASLDTDNCCTANKKDIESCSVTNIS; from the coding sequence TTCGAAGCAGTCTAGCTGTTGATCCTGTTGACAATGTCGTCCAACTGAACATGGCCCACGACTCTGCGGCTTATATATTCACACAAAGCCCTGAAGCAGACCAAGCAGCGTCTGACTACATCAGACAGGAATGGGCTCACAGAACAGACCTCCTCGAAATTTGGGATCAGGCAGATATGCGCGTGGAGCAGCACTCTAAAGTTCCACTCGGACTGCGAAAGGAACACATCATGGCAATTTATGCTTATACCCAAGAGTCAGCATTGTACAAGGAGTTTAATGCAGCAACCAGGCAGTATGGCACAAATGATACCATCTATCAGCAGAAGTTCCATTTCAAATGTTTCCATTACCTCCTGTCCATCGCATTAGACAAATTAAAGAGGAAGCCACACAAAACATTCCGAGGTGTTCACATAGAGCTGGAAGCATCGAAGGGGGATTTCATCCGGCTGGGGCAATTCACCTCCACGTCTTTGGATCGGTCAGTCGCGATGGGATTCATGGCCAGGGACTCACACAGAAACACGTTGCTTGAGATAGACACCAAGCTGGGTGTTCCAATCAGTCGATTTGCAGTGACTCGCTCTGAATATGAAGTCCTCATCCCGCCCTTTGAGGTTTTTGAGGTCATACATGAGCCCAATTTTGGAGTGAACGAGGAAAATAGCTGGGTCATAATCCAACTGGTGGCGAAAGGGTGCAGGGGAATCCGAGTATCAGTGGACACCTCAAATGGCTCTTTCAGAGTGAAAAGGGCCAAGGAAGGAATCTCTGAACATTGTGCTTCATTAGACACTGACAATTGTTGCACTGCAAACAAGAAAGACATCGAGTCCTGCAGTGTAACTAACATCTCATAA